A genome region from Meriones unguiculatus strain TT.TT164.6M chromosome 2, Bangor_MerUng_6.1, whole genome shotgun sequence includes the following:
- the LOC110548367 gene encoding large ribosomal subunit protein eL24-like produces the protein MKVELCSFSGYKIYPGHGRRYARTDGKVFQFLNAKCESAFLSKRNPRQINWTVLYRRKHKKGQSEEIQKKRTRRAVKFQRAITGTSLADIMAKRNQKPEVRKAQREQAIRAAKEAKKAKQASKKTAMAAAKAPTKAAPKQKIVKPVKVSAPRVGGKR, from the coding sequence ATGAAGGTCGAGCTGTGCAGTTTCAGCGGCTACAAGATCTACCCCGGACATGGGCGGCGCTACGCCAGGACCGACGGGAAGGTTTTCCAGTTTCTTAATGCAAAATGTGAGTCCGCATTCCTTTCCAAAAGGAATCCTCGGCAGATAAACTGGACTGTCCTCTACAGAAGAAAGCACAAGAAGGGACAGTCGGAAgaaattcaaaagaaaagaacccgCCGTGCAGTCAAATTCCAGCGGGCCATCACTGGTACATCTCTTGCTGATATAATGGCCAAGAGGAATCAGAAACCAGAAGTTAGGAAAGCTCAGCGAGAGCAGGCTATCAGGGCTGCCAAGGAAGCAAAAAAGGCTAAGCAGGCATCAAAGAAGACAGCAATGGCTGCTGCAAAGGCCCCCACAAAGGCAGCACCTAAACAAAAGATTGTGAAGCCTGTGAAGGTCTCTGCTCCCAGAGTCGGTGGAAAACGCTGA